A genomic region of Desulfosarcina ovata subsp. ovata contains the following coding sequences:
- a CDS encoding NYN domain-containing protein — MAIHIIIDGYNLIRQSGDLAGLDRQDLQLGRDALVDLLAAYKKIKHHKITIVFDGTDEPSLYGSRDHAKGIAIRYSSGGESADDVIRRMARREKEKALVVSSDREVMDAAEAAGATVMTSPAFEDKIAMARYLSVKGDGEPIESTGWVPTTRKKGPGRRLPKRKRKTRQRMEKL; from the coding sequence ATGGCGATCCATATTATTATCGATGGTTACAACCTGATCCGCCAATCCGGTGATTTGGCCGGACTGGACCGTCAGGATCTGCAACTGGGCCGTGACGCCCTGGTGGATCTTCTGGCGGCGTATAAAAAAATCAAACATCATAAAATCACCATCGTTTTCGACGGAACCGACGAACCCTCCCTGTACGGCTCCCGGGATCACGCCAAGGGGATTGCCATTCGTTACTCCAGCGGCGGTGAGAGTGCCGACGATGTGATCCGGCGTATGGCACGGCGTGAAAAGGAAAAGGCGCTGGTGGTCAGCAGTGACCGTGAGGTCATGGACGCCGCCGAGGCGGCCGGAGCGACGGTGATGACCTCGCCGGCCTTTGAGGATAAGATCGCCATGGCCCGGTATCTGTCGGTCAAGGGGGATGGAGAGCCGATCGAGTCTACAGGATGGGTCCCGACCACCCGTAAGAAAGGTCCCGGCCGGCGGCTGCCCAAGCGCAAACGCAAGACGAGGCAGCGGATGGAGAAGCTGTAG
- a CDS encoding ParA family protein, translating to MAQIICIANQKGGVGKTTTAVNLSAALAVCEKRTLLVDCDPQANATTGVGLDKSHLIKTLYHGMIGDASADAVIVDSQIEFLKVMPARVELIGFDVEMMDRPDREQALRHLLKPVVKAFDYIIIDCPPSLSLLTVNAMTAADALLIPLQCEFYALEGLSQLVQTYQRIKSGLNPKLKIAGVLLTMFDRRTNLSHQVAEDAESHFKTLVYKTMIPRNVRLGEAPSFGQPILLYDAMSVGATSYFALAKEILAANHTGHA from the coding sequence ATGGCACAAATCATCTGCATCGCCAATCAGAAGGGGGGCGTGGGCAAAACCACCACGGCTGTCAACCTCTCCGCCGCACTGGCCGTTTGTGAAAAGCGGACCCTGCTGGTGGACTGCGACCCCCAGGCCAACGCCACGACGGGGGTGGGATTGGATAAATCCCATTTGATTAAAACCCTTTATCATGGAATGATCGGCGATGCCAGCGCGGATGCCGTTATTGTCGACAGTCAGATTGAGTTTCTCAAGGTGATGCCTGCGCGGGTCGAACTGATCGGCTTTGATGTGGAGATGATGGATCGGCCGGACCGGGAACAGGCCCTGCGGCACCTGCTGAAGCCGGTGGTGAAGGCGTTTGATTACATCATTATCGACTGTCCGCCATCCTTGAGTCTGCTTACCGTCAATGCCATGACCGCGGCCGACGCGCTTTTGATTCCGCTACAGTGTGAATTCTATGCCCTGGAGGGCCTCAGCCAGCTGGTTCAGACCTACCAGCGAATCAAAAGCGGCCTGAATCCGAAACTGAAAATTGCCGGTGTCCTGCTGACCATGTTTGACCGGCGTACCAATCTCAGCCACCAGGTGGCCGAAGATGCCGAAAGCCATTTCAAGACTCTGGTGTATAAAACAATGATTCCCCGCAATGTCCGTCTTGGCGAGGCACCCAGCTTCGGCCAGCCCATCCTGCTTTACGATGCCATGTCGGTCGGCGCCACCAGTTATTTTGCCCTGGCCAAGGAGATCCTGGCCGCGAATCATACCGGACATGCCTGA
- the ispH gene encoding 4-hydroxy-3-methylbut-2-enyl diphosphate reductase: MKIEIAKTAGFCMGVRRAVELALDAPGKHAAPIYTYGPLIHNPQVLALFAEKGIRVLNEIPERGCGTVLIRAHGVPPADKKRLSAAGFNVVDATCPRVIRVQTIIRVHARKGFDTIIVGDRDHPEVVGLMGYAGVSGHVVSTQADLDALPAFDQAIIVAQTTQNMRFYETIKAWAAETHPHYKAFDTICDSTEKRQAEVKRLAEGVDAVIVVGGRQSGNTRRLAEIAADSGKPTFHVETEAELGGCGLDGLGTVGITAGASTPNWIIKRVYRELERLPATRSSDAFGECFRIVQPLLLTNGYVALGAGCLAFACSRLMGITPASAPVAAAMLYVLSMHLLNHLTGTAEDQYNDPERARFYETHRLRLSALAIAAGAAGILCAAMMGTTAFVILLLMSLLGLTYNLYLVPAGLDFRFRRIKDIPGSKTILIAAAWGVVVALLPGIAAKRYLSADILLVFAWATGLVFSRTAFFDLLDVQGDRMVGKETLPILLGGVKTVVLLKGILTAAILLVALAAAVGLVAPLGFLLTLCPGIMLVLVTAHEQGRMLPGMRLEFLVESLFLLSGLLTLLVGWF; this comes from the coding sequence ATGAAGATCGAGATTGCCAAAACCGCCGGTTTTTGCATGGGCGTCCGTCGGGCCGTGGAACTGGCCCTGGACGCACCGGGCAAGCATGCCGCGCCCATTTACACCTACGGGCCGCTGATCCACAATCCCCAGGTGCTTGCCCTGTTTGCCGAAAAAGGGATTCGCGTATTGAACGAAATCCCGGAGCGGGGCTGCGGCACCGTCCTGATCCGGGCCCATGGTGTGCCGCCGGCGGATAAAAAACGGCTCTCGGCGGCCGGATTCAATGTTGTGGACGCCACCTGCCCGCGGGTCATCCGGGTGCAGACCATCATTCGCGTGCATGCCCGCAAGGGCTTTGACACCATTATTGTCGGCGACCGGGATCATCCGGAGGTGGTCGGGCTGATGGGATACGCCGGGGTCTCCGGTCACGTGGTCAGCACCCAGGCGGATCTTGATGCGCTGCCGGCCTTCGACCAGGCCATCATCGTGGCCCAGACCACCCAGAACATGCGTTTTTACGAAACGATCAAAGCCTGGGCCGCCGAAACCCACCCCCATTACAAAGCCTTTGATACGATCTGCGATTCAACCGAAAAACGTCAGGCAGAGGTCAAACGGCTGGCCGAAGGGGTGGATGCCGTGATTGTCGTGGGTGGGCGTCAGAGTGGCAACACCCGACGGCTGGCGGAGATCGCCGCCGACAGCGGTAAGCCGACGTTCCATGTGGAGACCGAAGCGGAGCTGGGCGGCTGCGGCCTGGATGGGCTTGGGACCGTGGGCATTACCGCCGGTGCCTCCACTCCCAACTGGATTATCAAGCGGGTCTACCGTGAGCTGGAACGTCTGCCGGCCACCCGGTCCAGCGACGCCTTCGGTGAATGTTTCCGGATCGTTCAGCCCCTGCTGCTGACCAACGGGTATGTGGCCCTGGGTGCCGGTTGCCTGGCCTTTGCCTGTTCACGCCTTATGGGGATCACACCGGCCTCGGCCCCGGTGGCTGCGGCCATGCTCTACGTGCTCTCCATGCACCTGTTGAACCACCTCACCGGTACGGCCGAGGATCAATACAACGATCCCGAGCGGGCTCGGTTCTACGAAACCCACCGGTTGCGGCTGTCCGCCCTGGCCATTGCCGCCGGCGCCGCGGGAATCCTGTGTGCCGCAATGATGGGTACGACGGCCTTTGTGATTCTTTTATTAATGAGTCTTTTGGGACTCACCTACAACCTTTACCTGGTCCCGGCCGGGCTGGATTTCCGATTCCGGCGCATCAAGGATATTCCGGGTTCCAAAACGATCCTTATCGCCGCGGCTTGGGGGGTGGTGGTGGCACTTTTGCCCGGCATCGCGGCAAAACGATACCTTTCCGCCGATATCCTGCTGGTGTTTGCCTGGGCCACCGGACTGGTTTTTTCGCGCACCGCATTTTTCGACCTTCTGGATGTCCAGGGGGATCGTATGGTGGGTAAAGAAACCCTGCCCATTTTGCTCGGTGGTGTTAAAACCGTCGTTCTCCTGAAAGGGATCCTCACCGCCGCCATCCTCCTGGTCGCGTTGGCCGCCGCCGTCGGACTGGTCGCTCCACTCGGGTTTCTCCTGACCCTTTGTCCGGGGATCATGCTGGTTCTGGTGACGGCCCATGAGCAGGGCCGCATGCTGCCCGGCATGCGATTGGAGTTTCTGGTGGAAAGCCTTTTCCTGCTCTCCGGTCTGTTGACCCTGCTGGTGGGCTGGTTCTGA
- the fusA gene encoding elongation factor G, whose translation MKKTDKLNNIRNIGIIAHIDAGKTTVTERVLYYTGRSHKIGEVHDGEAVMDWMVDEQERGITITSAVTTCQWKGRDIQVIDTPGHVDFTIEVERSLRVLDGAVGVFCAVGGVEPQSETVWRQADRYKVPKMAFINKLDRIGADFFGTVQMMRDRLKAAPLILQIPVGTEDQFSGVIDLIEMQQIRWDDDTLGASFSVGEIDAELKDDADMYREQLFETLAEVDDGIMEAYLAEEPIDNATIVDAIRKATIALKLVPVLCGSALKNKGIQPLLDAIVQYLPSPLDVPAIKGVHPESGETILCPPEEKAPLAALIFKVSMIEGRKLSFVRVYSGRLNAGSDVYNPGRNKKEKLSRILKMHANKRERVDSVGPGAIVGVVGLKDSSTGETLCQPDHPILLEQMDFYEPVISVAVEPKTHSDQEKLVQVLDKFMAEDPTLRVREDPDTGQMILSGMGELHLEIITSRMQREFNTQVNVGKPQVVYRETIETRATGSAVFDKEMAGNRHYGEVTLTLEPLPRGEGNRFASRLADDALAPALVKAVEKGVMESLESGILMGYPVVDVKATLDAATTRESGNTELAFTVAASMAVREALNQGNAFLLDPIMAVEVIVPEDFMGDVIGDLNARNGKIEAIEPKLGVQIIKATVPLKQMFGYSTSLRSATQGRGTFSMQFSRFDRG comes from the coding sequence ATGAAAAAAACAGACAAACTCAATAATATTCGCAATATCGGCATTATTGCCCATATCGACGCCGGAAAGACCACCGTCACCGAGCGAGTGCTATACTATACCGGGCGTTCCCATAAGATCGGCGAGGTCCACGACGGCGAAGCGGTGATGGACTGGATGGTCGACGAACAGGAACGCGGCATCACGATTACGTCCGCAGTCACCACCTGCCAGTGGAAAGGACGGGACATCCAGGTCATTGACACGCCCGGACACGTGGATTTTACCATTGAGGTTGAGCGATCCCTGCGCGTCTTAGATGGTGCCGTGGGCGTCTTTTGTGCCGTGGGTGGCGTGGAGCCGCAGTCGGAGACCGTTTGGAGGCAGGCTGATCGTTACAAAGTTCCCAAGATGGCCTTCATCAACAAGCTGGACCGGATCGGTGCCGATTTTTTCGGGACGGTTCAGATGATGCGGGACCGACTCAAGGCCGCGCCTTTGATCCTCCAGATTCCGGTAGGGACCGAAGACCAATTTTCCGGTGTCATCGATCTGATCGAAATGCAGCAAATCCGGTGGGATGACGACACCCTGGGGGCCAGTTTCAGCGTTGGCGAGATCGATGCCGAATTAAAAGACGATGCCGACATGTACCGCGAGCAACTGTTCGAGACCCTGGCCGAGGTGGACGATGGCATTATGGAGGCCTATCTGGCCGAAGAGCCCATCGACAACGCCACTATCGTGGACGCCATTCGCAAGGCCACCATCGCCTTGAAGCTCGTTCCCGTACTTTGCGGCAGCGCATTGAAAAACAAGGGCATTCAGCCGCTTCTGGATGCCATTGTCCAGTACCTGCCCAGCCCGCTGGATGTGCCGGCGATCAAGGGGGTTCATCCGGAAAGCGGTGAGACGATCCTTTGCCCCCCCGAAGAAAAAGCGCCCCTGGCGGCCCTGATCTTCAAAGTCTCCATGATTGAAGGCCGCAAACTCTCCTTTGTCCGGGTCTACAGCGGCAGGCTCAATGCCGGTAGCGACGTCTACAACCCCGGTCGCAATAAAAAAGAGAAGCTTTCCCGAATCCTTAAAATGCACGCCAACAAACGCGAACGGGTGGACAGTGTCGGCCCGGGGGCCATCGTCGGTGTGGTGGGGCTCAAGGATTCATCCACCGGCGAAACCCTGTGTCAGCCGGACCATCCCATCCTGCTGGAGCAGATGGATTTCTATGAACCGGTGATTTCTGTGGCTGTGGAACCCAAAACCCACAGCGACCAGGAGAAGCTGGTACAGGTGCTGGACAAGTTCATGGCCGAAGATCCGACCCTGCGGGTGCGCGAAGATCCGGATACCGGCCAGATGATCCTTTCCGGTATGGGTGAATTGCACCTGGAGATCATCACCAGTCGCATGCAGCGGGAGTTCAACACCCAGGTCAACGTGGGCAAGCCCCAGGTGGTTTACCGTGAAACCATCGAAACCCGTGCAACGGGCAGTGCCGTGTTCGACAAGGAGATGGCCGGCAATCGCCACTATGGTGAGGTGACCCTGACCCTCGAGCCGCTGCCCCGGGGTGAGGGAAACCGGTTCGCTTCACGATTGGCCGACGACGCACTGGCGCCGGCCCTGGTCAAGGCGGTGGAGAAAGGGGTCATGGAATCCCTTGAGAGCGGTATCCTCATGGGCTATCCGGTGGTTGATGTAAAAGCGACCCTTGACGCGGCCACGACACGGGAATCCGGCAACACGGAACTCGCCTTCACCGTGGCCGCTTCCATGGCCGTACGCGAGGCACTGAATCAGGGCAACGCGTTTTTGCTGGATCCCATCATGGCCGTTGAGGTCATTGTCCCCGAGGATTTCATGGGCGATGTGATCGGCGACCTCAACGCCCGCAACGGCAAGATTGAGGCCATCGAGCCCAAACTGGGCGTTCAGATCATCAAGGCCACGGTTCCCCTGAAACAGATGTTCGGTTACTCCACCAGCCTGCGTTCCGCCACCCAGGGCCGGGGAACCTTTTCGATGCAGTTTTCGCGTTTTGATCGCGGCTGA
- a CDS encoding CooT family nickel-binding protein, producing the protein MCEANAYLITDGGETLVMEAVDEVSPEKDGLKLVNIFGEQKFLRAAVHSLSLVDHKVFLRELAP; encoded by the coding sequence ATGTGCGAAGCCAACGCCTATCTCATCACCGATGGCGGTGAAACCCTGGTCATGGAGGCGGTGGACGAAGTCTCGCCCGAGAAGGACGGGCTGAAACTGGTCAATATCTTCGGCGAACAAAAATTTCTGCGGGCCGCGGTCCACTCCCTCTCCCTGGTCGATCACAAGGTGTTTCTCAGGGAACTGGCCCCATAA
- a CDS encoding DUF3842 family protein, producing the protein MAEVFFPKKICVIDGQGGGIGSTIIRKIKEHFNESVEIIALGTNAIATAQMLKARANRGASGENAIVQTVSRVDVVIGTMGILLAHSMMGEVTPRMAAAVSGSAARKLILPLSQENVAVVGVSDEPLPHLVERLILDYLKPIVSTE; encoded by the coding sequence ATGGCTGAAGTGTTTTTTCCGAAAAAAATATGTGTCATCGACGGGCAGGGGGGCGGCATCGGCAGCACGATCATCCGCAAAATCAAGGAGCATTTCAACGAGTCGGTGGAAATTATCGCCCTGGGGACCAATGCCATTGCCACCGCCCAGATGCTCAAGGCCAGGGCCAATCGCGGGGCCTCTGGGGAAAATGCCATTGTGCAGACGGTGTCCCGGGTGGATGTGGTGATCGGCACCATGGGGATTCTGCTGGCCCATTCCATGATGGGGGAGGTGACACCGAGGATGGCTGCGGCGGTCTCCGGCTCTGCGGCCAGAAAACTGATTTTGCCGCTCTCCCAGGAGAATGTGGCTGTTGTCGGCGTGTCGGATGAGCCGTTGCCGCATTTGGTGGAGCGGTTGATTCTTGATTACCTGAAGCCGATTGTCAGCACCGAATAA
- a CDS encoding M48 family metallopeptidase — MLIYKKIITVLTLGAFLFGTSLIIVPEGRCITIQEERELAKEFMAVLKTTYTLIDDPVIVDYVNAVGNRIMAAIPSQPFKYKFYVIQEDVYNAFATPAGHIFINSGLFAALASEEELAGILGHEIAHVVCRHISQRIESSKKIGMASLAGMVAGVLLGAGGAGAAASALTVGSVAAGQTAALAYSRENETQADQLGLGYLTGAGYTGEGLLTSLQKIRSKQWYGSKQIPTYLTTHPAAEARMSYIDNWLHQNRTESAPARDETGGFPLAHTRIVALYTDAKSALAYYASSVAASPGDPLAHYGYALALTRSGKWNEAIDHMQRAIEGNAMATHMLQDLGKIYFQDGQYKKALNTLAASRSETYPEGQLYLGRSQLELGQLAAARETFDNLVRYHEDYTQAYYYLGESSGRLGDMFAAHYNLGRFYGLKGDRENANFHLNRAMKLAASDAQREQVERQIEDLDPKKDKKSKAG, encoded by the coding sequence ATGCTGATATATAAAAAAATTATTACCGTTTTAACTCTCGGCGCATTTCTCTTCGGCACAAGCCTGATCATCGTACCCGAAGGGCGCTGCATCACCATCCAGGAGGAGCGTGAACTGGCCAAGGAGTTCATGGCCGTCCTCAAGACCACATACACCCTGATCGACGACCCGGTGATTGTGGATTATGTCAATGCGGTGGGCAACCGCATCATGGCCGCCATCCCGTCACAGCCGTTCAAGTACAAATTCTACGTGATCCAGGAGGATGTCTACAACGCCTTTGCCACGCCCGCCGGCCACATTTTTATCAACAGCGGCCTGTTTGCCGCATTGGCGTCCGAAGAGGAACTGGCCGGTATCCTCGGCCATGAAATTGCCCATGTGGTCTGCCGGCACATCTCCCAGCGCATCGAAAGCTCCAAAAAAATCGGAATGGCCAGCCTGGCCGGCATGGTTGCCGGTGTGCTCTTGGGTGCCGGCGGTGCCGGTGCCGCCGCCAGTGCCCTTACCGTGGGGTCGGTGGCCGCCGGCCAGACGGCGGCGCTGGCCTACAGCCGTGAAAACGAAACCCAGGCCGATCAACTGGGACTGGGCTATCTGACCGGGGCCGGCTACACTGGTGAGGGCCTGCTGACCTCCCTGCAGAAAATCCGCAGCAAGCAGTGGTACGGATCCAAACAGATTCCCACCTACCTGACCACGCACCCGGCGGCGGAAGCCCGCATGAGTTATATCGACAACTGGCTCCACCAGAACCGAACCGAATCTGCCCCGGCACGGGACGAGACGGGGGGATTTCCACTGGCGCATACGCGAATTGTCGCCCTCTACACCGACGCCAAAAGTGCCCTGGCCTATTATGCGTCGAGCGTGGCCGCATCGCCAGGCGACCCACTGGCGCATTACGGCTACGCCCTGGCCTTGACTCGTTCCGGCAAATGGAATGAAGCCATCGACCACATGCAGCGGGCCATCGAGGGCAACGCCATGGCCACGCACATGCTCCAGGATCTGGGCAAAATCTATTTTCAGGACGGGCAGTATAAAAAAGCCCTGAACACCCTGGCCGCCAGCCGCTCCGAAACATATCCCGAAGGCCAGCTCTACCTGGGCCGCAGTCAGCTTGAACTGGGGCAGCTGGCCGCAGCCCGGGAGACCTTCGACAATCTGGTGCGCTACCATGAAGACTACACCCAGGCGTATTACTATCTGGGGGAGAGCAGCGGCCGCCTGGGAGACATGTTCGCGGCCCACTACAATCTGGGCCGGTTCTATGGGCTGAAGGGGGATCGGGAAAATGCCAATTTCCATCTGAATCGGGCCATGAAACTGGCCGCCAGCGACGCCCAGCGGGAACAGGTTGAACGGCAGATCGAAGATCTGGACCCCAAGAAAGACAAAAAATCAAAGGCCGGATGA
- a CDS encoding ParB/RepB/Spo0J family partition protein, producing the protein MPDNPKNSSAGPGAKKRRKMALGKGLDALIPDLSVVDAVSGASSSRPKDYFLCEIDMLRPNRYQPRRQFADAELAELAESIRSQGIIQPLLVRRDDVGYELVAGERRLRAAVLAGLDRVPVVVRDISDAKMLEISIVENIQRENLNPMEEAEAYHRLITEFSLTQEEAAERVGKSRSAVANFLRLRQLPDPIQTSILEGALSMGHARALLGADTPAKQQVAWREVMAKKLSVRETEALIKRLNAEEKPAQAPEPTPDQRYFNDVSEDLSRHFGTRVRIQRKGKKGRVEIDFFSDDDLDRLLGMLRNG; encoded by the coding sequence ATGCCAGATAATCCAAAAAACAGCAGCGCCGGACCCGGTGCCAAAAAAAGACGGAAAATGGCCCTGGGAAAGGGCCTTGATGCGTTGATTCCCGACCTGAGCGTTGTGGACGCGGTTTCCGGCGCATCCTCATCGAGACCCAAAGATTATTTTTTATGTGAAATCGACATGCTGCGGCCCAATCGCTACCAGCCGCGCCGCCAGTTCGCCGATGCGGAACTGGCCGAACTGGCCGAATCGATCCGCAGCCAGGGCATTATCCAGCCTCTTCTGGTGCGCCGGGACGATGTGGGCTATGAACTGGTGGCCGGCGAACGGCGACTGCGGGCCGCGGTTCTGGCCGGCCTGGACCGGGTGCCGGTGGTGGTCAGGGATATCTCTGACGCCAAAATGCTGGAGATTTCGATTGTCGAAAACATCCAGCGGGAAAACCTCAACCCCATGGAAGAAGCCGAGGCTTACCACCGGCTGATTACCGAATTCAGCCTGACCCAGGAGGAAGCCGCCGAGCGGGTGGGCAAAAGCCGCAGTGCGGTGGCCAACTTTCTGCGTTTGCGTCAGCTTCCCGACCCGATCCAGACGAGCATTCTGGAAGGGGCGCTCAGCATGGGGCATGCCCGGGCCCTCCTGGGGGCCGATACGCCGGCCAAACAGCAGGTGGCCTGGCGTGAGGTGATGGCCAAAAAACTCTCCGTGCGCGAAACCGAGGCTCTGATCAAACGCCTCAATGCCGAAGAAAAACCGGCGCAGGCCCCCGAACCGACGCCCGATCAGCGCTACTTCAACGATGTCTCCGAAGATTTGTCCCGGCACTTCGGCACCCGGGTGCGCATCCAGCGCAAGGGCAAGAAAGGGCGCGTCGAAATCGATTTTTTCAGCGACGATGACCTGGACCGGTTGCTGGGGATGCTGCGCAACGGCTGA
- a CDS encoding electron transfer flavoprotein subunit beta/FixA family protein has translation MEILVCVKRVPDTAENEIEVNGSGSDIERDDLVYSVNEWDNYAVEEAIQIRDNVGGSVTVVTVGDDESEEVLRREMAMGADNGILLTDDAFEGSDGKGIATLLKAAVEKGKYDLILTGAQADDGAGQVGGMLAAMLDVPYASLVNKIEVAGDKLKVGREIEGGNQEMNEISMPCVLSIQTGINEPRYVGIRGIRKVASVEIPELGAGDLGVDAGVVGEGAAKVKRVDYFVPELGEGAEMLEGSTEEIIAKLIEHLKAKGGLK, from the coding sequence ATGGAGATTTTGGTATGCGTCAAACGGGTACCCGATACCGCGGAGAACGAGATCGAGGTCAACGGCTCGGGCAGCGATATCGAACGTGACGACCTGGTGTACTCGGTCAACGAATGGGACAACTACGCCGTGGAAGAGGCGATTCAGATCCGCGATAACGTGGGCGGCAGCGTGACGGTGGTCACGGTGGGCGACGACGAGTCCGAAGAGGTGCTGCGCCGGGAAATGGCCATGGGCGCGGACAACGGGATTCTCTTGACCGACGATGCCTTCGAGGGCTCGGACGGCAAGGGCATCGCGACCCTGCTCAAGGCGGCGGTGGAAAAGGGCAAGTACGACCTGATCCTGACCGGCGCCCAGGCGGACGACGGTGCCGGGCAGGTGGGCGGCATGCTGGCGGCGATGCTGGACGTTCCCTACGCCTCGCTGGTGAACAAGATCGAGGTGGCTGGTGACAAGCTGAAGGTGGGCCGGGAGATCGAAGGCGGCAACCAGGAGATGAACGAAATATCCATGCCCTGCGTGCTGTCGATCCAGACCGGCATCAACGAGCCACGCTACGTGGGTATCCGCGGGATCCGCAAGGTGGCCTCGGTGGAGATTCCCGAACTGGGTGCCGGCGACCTGGGCGTGGACGCGGGCGTGGTGGGCGAAGGCGCCGCCAAGGTGAAACGGGTGGATTACTTCGTGCCTGAGCTGGGCGAGGGGGCCGAGATGCTCGAGGGCAGCACCGAAGAGATCATTGCCAAACTGATTGAACACCTGAAGGCCAAAGGAGGACTGAAATAA
- a CDS encoding electron transfer flavoprotein subunit alpha/FixB family protein, translating into MADIYAYITHRNGVADDSALELIEAAKKIDAGAAVTAIVTGSGSELDQVADAVAATYPKVLKYASDALAYPNAEVVCKLLVNVLPADAILLVAHDTFGMDLSPGLSIKLDSAFVSDVADIEGVDGSTLKVIRQEYSGMVSTHVTCDISAGAVINVRPGCFAPDESKSAGGTVEDKSGDAGDLSTGRTFLEVVEAEVGDVDITKSDVLVSVGRGIEDEENIEIAQELADAMGAVVSCSRPIVDAKWLEKSRQVGTSGQTVKPKVYMACGISGSFQHMGGIKGSPFIVAINKNVKAPIFQVADVGIEADILEFLPELTEAIGEL; encoded by the coding sequence ATGGCTGACATCTACGCATACATCACCCACAGAAACGGCGTGGCCGACGATTCGGCCCTGGAACTGATTGAGGCCGCCAAGAAGATCGACGCTGGCGCGGCGGTAACCGCCATCGTGACCGGATCGGGCAGTGAGCTGGACCAGGTGGCCGATGCTGTGGCCGCGACCTATCCCAAAGTACTCAAATACGCAAGCGACGCACTGGCCTATCCCAACGCCGAAGTGGTGTGCAAACTGCTGGTGAACGTACTGCCCGCGGATGCGATCCTGCTGGTGGCCCACGACACCTTTGGCATGGACCTTTCCCCGGGCCTTTCGATCAAACTGGATTCGGCCTTTGTTTCCGACGTGGCCGACATCGAAGGCGTCGACGGCAGCACCTTGAAGGTGATCCGCCAGGAATACTCGGGCATGGTGAGCACCCATGTGACCTGCGACATTTCTGCCGGTGCGGTGATCAACGTGCGTCCGGGCTGCTTTGCGCCGGACGAGAGCAAGTCTGCCGGCGGGACCGTTGAGGACAAGTCCGGTGACGCCGGCGATCTTTCCACGGGCCGCACCTTCCTGGAAGTCGTGGAAGCCGAAGTCGGTGACGTGGACATCACCAAATCCGACGTGCTGGTCTCCGTGGGCCGCGGTATCGAGGACGAAGAGAACATCGAGATCGCCCAGGAACTGGCCGACGCCATGGGCGCGGTGGTCTCCTGCTCGCGTCCGATCGTGGACGCCAAATGGCTGGAGAAATCCCGCCAGGTGGGCACCAGTGGTCAGACGGTCAAGCCCAAGGTGTACATGGCCTGCGGCATCTCCGGCAGCTTCCAGCACATGGGCGGGATCAAGGGCTCGCCGTTCATCGTGGCGATCAACAAAAACGTCAAGGCCCCGATCTTCCAGGTGGCCGACGTGGGCATCGAGGCCGACATCCTCGAATTCTTGCCCGAGCTGACCGAGGCGATCGGCGAACTCTAA